CCAAGGAGAAACACCTATCATGGCTGCAACATATTACAATCATGTTGAAACTGTAAAGGCTTTGATTCAGGCAGGGGCTGATATTGAATTACAGGATAAAAAGCAAGACAATCCGTTTCTTTATGCAAGTACTGAAGGATATGTCGATATTGTTAGATTAACAATTGATGCTGGAACAAATGTAAGAGAAACAAACCGTTCTGGTGGGACAGCACTTATTCCAGCTGCTGAGAGAGGGCATGTCGAAGTAGTCGAAGAGCTATTAAATCGTACAGATATTGATGTGAACGATAAAAATGATGATGGATGGACAGCTTTACTTAAGGCAATTGTGTTAGGAAATGGTAGTGAGAATCATAAACAAGTTGTGCAACTACTAATCAATCATGGAGCAGATGTAAATTTAGCGGATCGTGAAGGGATAACGCCTTTGGAGCATGCAGAAAGAAGAGGTTTTACAGAAATCGTAAATATGCTCAAAGAAGCGGGAGCGAACGAAACACTTGAAACGATAGAGTAGTATGAAAGAAAAAGTAAGAGGTCAGGAACATCATGATTTCTTACTTTTTTCTATAGTTGGAGGATCATACATGATTATTTTTATTCATCATTTCTTATCATGTGAACCTAGCTACTAGAAAGTATTATATTACTTTATATGGACAAGCTATTTATGAAACATAAAAAAGAAATAAGCAAGAAGCGATTCAAATGGTGAATGGAGCAAGAAATGGATAAACAATAAGGAAAAATACTTGAAAAGCTCGAAAGAACAATAAGACTATTTGTTTTTAACGAATGAACAAGGGCGTGAAATAAAAGAATGATACGCAATTGGAAGAAATGTATTTGCTTAATTGGAGTCGGCATCAGCAGCAGTAGTATGTACATAAATAAGAATGATATTCTGCCGATTACAGATCATAA
The window above is part of the Bacillus cytotoxicus NVH 391-98 genome. Proteins encoded here:
- a CDS encoding ankyrin repeat domain-containing protein; the protein is MVKKTLSFIGAVSVRKQKILLCMLLGLLMMAVACDKQEEPEMKPVHVKSEKKQKEKEEKSMNLMDKQLLLSATLGDTETAIKLIKDGANINVTGDQGETPIMAATYYNHVETVKALIQAGADIELQDKKQDNPFLYASTEGYVDIVRLTIDAGTNVRETNRSGGTALIPAAERGHVEVVEELLNRTDIDVNDKNDDGWTALLKAIVLGNGSENHKQVVQLLINHGADVNLADREGITPLEHAERRGFTEIVNMLKEAGANETLETIE